From a region of the Streptomyces sp. NBC_00193 genome:
- a CDS encoding type III pantothenate kinase — protein MLLTIDVGNSHTVLGLFDGDEIVEHWRVSTDPRRTADEMAVLMQGLMGMHPMLGNELGDGIHGIAICSTVPAVLHELREVTRRYYGDVPAVIVEPGTKTGVPILMDNPKEVGADRIVNAVAAAELYGGPAIVVDFGTATTFDAVSAKGEYVGGVISPGIEISMEALGVRGAQLRKIELARPRNVIGKSTVEAMQSGVVYGFAGQVDGIVNRMAKELAGPNGVPDDVRVIATGGLAPIVLGEAEAIDDHEPWLTLIGLRLVYERNAPAFG, from the coding sequence ATGCTCCTCACCATCGACGTGGGCAACTCCCATACGGTCCTTGGCCTGTTCGACGGTGACGAGATCGTCGAGCACTGGCGCGTCTCGACCGACCCGCGCCGCACGGCCGACGAGATGGCCGTGCTGATGCAGGGCCTGATGGGCATGCACCCGATGCTCGGCAACGAACTGGGCGACGGCATCCACGGCATCGCGATCTGCTCGACGGTGCCGGCGGTGCTGCACGAGCTCCGCGAGGTGACCCGCCGCTACTACGGGGACGTCCCGGCGGTGATCGTGGAGCCCGGCACCAAGACGGGCGTACCGATCCTGATGGACAACCCGAAGGAGGTCGGCGCGGACCGCATCGTCAACGCCGTCGCCGCCGCCGAGCTCTACGGCGGTCCCGCGATCGTCGTCGACTTCGGTACGGCGACCACCTTCGACGCCGTCTCCGCGAAGGGCGAGTACGTCGGCGGGGTCATCTCCCCGGGCATCGAGATCTCCATGGAGGCCCTCGGCGTACGGGGCGCCCAGCTCCGCAAGATCGAGCTGGCCCGCCCGCGCAACGTCATCGGCAAGTCCACGGTCGAGGCGATGCAGTCGGGCGTGGTCTACGGGTTCGCCGGCCAGGTCGACGGGATCGTGAACCGCATGGCCAAGGAGCTGGCCGGCCCGAACGGCGTCCCGGACGACGTCCGCGTCATCGCCACCGGCGGCCTGGCGCCGATCGTCCTCGGCGAGGCCGAGGCCATCGACGACCACGAGCCCTGGCTCACCCTGATCGGCCTGAGGCTGGTCTACGAGCGCAACGCGCCCGCCTTCGGCTGA
- a CDS encoding amino-acid N-acetyltransferase, giving the protein MGEFSAAHAKTVTIRRARTGDVPALRRLLDQYVQQRILLDKAPVVLYEDIQEFWVAERDSDGQVVGCGALHVMWEDLAEVRTLAVDRDLKGVGVGHLVLDKLLETARRVGVSRVFCLTFEVDFFAKHGFVEIGETPVETDVYMELLRSYDEGVAEFLGLERVKPNTLGNSRMLLHL; this is encoded by the coding sequence ATGGGTGAGTTTTCCGCTGCACATGCAAAAACAGTGACGATCCGCCGAGCGCGCACCGGTGATGTTCCCGCGCTGCGCCGCCTCCTCGACCAGTACGTACAGCAGCGGATCCTGCTGGACAAAGCGCCGGTCGTCCTTTATGAGGACATCCAGGAGTTCTGGGTCGCGGAACGCGACTCCGATGGCCAGGTGGTCGGCTGCGGTGCGCTCCACGTGATGTGGGAAGACCTGGCCGAAGTCCGCACTCTTGCCGTCGACCGCGACTTGAAGGGCGTGGGAGTCGGTCATCTGGTGCTCGACAAGTTGCTGGAGACCGCCCGGAGGGTAGGTGTCAGCCGGGTTTTCTGCCTGACCTTCGAAGTGGACTTCTTCGCGAAGCACGGCTTCGTCGAGATCGGCGAGACCCCGGTCGAGACCGATGTGTACATGGAGCTGCTGCGTTCCTATGACGAGGGTGTCGCCGAGTTCCTCGGTCTCGAACGAGTGAAGCCGAACACCTTGGGCAACAGTCGGATGCTTCTGCACCTCTGA
- a CDS encoding Lsr2 family protein — protein MAQKVQVLLVDDLDGGEADETVTFALDGKTYEIDLTTANAEKLRGLLDPFTKGGRRTGGRAAAGRTKGGRAAATSGNPDTAEIRAWAKAQGMSVNDRGRVPQEIREAYENRG, from the coding sequence GTGGCACAGAAGGTTCAGGTCCTTCTTGTCGACGACCTCGACGGCGGCGAGGCGGACGAGACGGTGACGTTCGCTCTGGATGGCAAGACCTACGAGATCGACCTCACCACCGCCAACGCTGAAAAGCTCCGCGGCCTCCTCGACCCGTTCACCAAGGGCGGTCGCCGCACCGGTGGCCGTGCCGCGGCGGGTCGGACCAAGGGCGGCCGCGCCGCCGCGACGTCCGGCAACCCGGACACGGCCGAGATCCGCGCCTGGGCCAAGGCCCAGGGCATGAGCGTCAACGATCGCGGCCGCGTTCCGCAGGAGATCCGCGAGGCTTACGAGAACCGGGGCTGA
- a CDS encoding BlaI/MecI/CopY family transcriptional regulator codes for MGELEDAVMTRVWQWNRPVTVREVLEDLQQERSIAYTTVMTVMDNLHQKGWVRREAEGRAYRYTAVSTRAAYSAALMNEAWSTSDNPAAALVAFFGMMSAEQREALRDAVRIVQPAEPEVTPEAAHSPEPALSPEPEASPESADSPAPPPAAEGDSAAPGTAPGR; via the coding sequence TTGGGAGAACTCGAAGACGCAGTCATGACGCGGGTGTGGCAGTGGAACCGCCCGGTCACCGTTCGCGAAGTCCTGGAAGACCTGCAGCAGGAACGGTCCATCGCGTACACCACGGTCATGACCGTTATGGACAATCTTCATCAGAAGGGCTGGGTCCGCCGCGAAGCGGAAGGCCGCGCCTATCGATATACGGCGGTCTCCACCCGGGCCGCTTACTCGGCCGCACTGATGAACGAAGCCTGGTCGACGAGCGACAACCCCGCGGCCGCCCTCGTGGCCTTCTTCGGCATGATGTCGGCGGAACAGCGCGAGGCGCTCAGGGACGCGGTACGCATCGTGCAGCCGGCGGAACCCGAAGTCACCCCGGAAGCCGCACACTCCCCGGAACCCGCGCTCTCCCCGGAACCCGAAGCCTCCCCGGAGTCCGCCGACTCCCCGGCGCCGCCGCCCGCCGCCGAAGGCGACTCCGCGGCACCGGGCACCGCGCCGGGGCGATAA
- a CDS encoding DUF397 domain-containing protein yields MNARPAWQKSSFCGEGDNCVYVSAAPGTLVRVADRADPAHLVLATTQAAWADFLRVVKQPD; encoded by the coding sequence ATGAACGCTCGGCCCGCCTGGCAGAAGTCCTCGTTCTGCGGCGAGGGGGACAACTGCGTGTACGTCAGCGCCGCCCCCGGCACCCTGGTCCGCGTGGCGGACCGCGCCGACCCGGCCCACCTGGTCCTCGCCACCACCCAGGCCGCCTGGGCCGATTTCCTGCGCGTGGTCAAGCAGCCGGACTAG